The genomic DNA TATCGCTCATAGTTTCCCACGGTAGATAACTGAGCCTCCACCCTTCCATTAAGTATTTTGCCCGGTTATGAGAATTGGCCCTCGAAAACACAAATATCAATAATACTAGCCTGAGCAGACTTTAAATAGAGAGCTTCTAGTCTTAAAAAGCTGGAACCGCATGTCTGATAGCCACTTAATGTCTACCAGCAATCTTCAGCCTTTACAGAGTATGGCTGCCGGAATTGATGTGGCGACACCTctaaaaaagaaaaacaaggTCAGTTCAAGGTCTGGTATGGGTATATTATAGGTACCCGCTGACAAGCATTGAAGCCCGAGTcacagaagagaagggacaagaagaagaataaaaagaaaaggaaaattCAAAAAGCCAAAAGAGCGGCGGCTCCAAAGAATAAAGATTGGAAACCCGACCCGGTTCTAGAAGCTCTCAAGCAATCAACCACATTTAGAAAGATAGACTCTGTCAAGGGTCCGAAAGGGGACCGAACATTTGAAGAATATGATACAGGGACGGAATCTGGTGGTCAGACAACTGCCCAAGTACCTGGcgataaagaaaagaagcagcaagagaagagggaaaagcGGGAGAAACggcagaggaaagaggaacgAAGGGCGAGAAGGGAAGCAGCAATAACTAAAATGGGTGTTGACATGGGGCCCGGCGAAGGAACCATGGTCGTGGAAGGAATTCCTGAACCAGACCAGGTGGAGGaacaagaaaaaaacaaaTCCATGCCTTCGCTTGAGCGTTCTCCTactccaccaccactagtagcttttcctcttccacgaCTAGCCCCTGCACCAGACGCATCAGTACTCGCTAGGCAAGGTCTTCCCAAAGGTTTGGAAGACGCCACTTTCATCGATCAATCTTTGAGGGTCGAAGTCGAGGGACTCAGCGTTGAGGGTCGAGATGAAGCTCTAAGCGTGAacatgagaagaaggttaAACGAGATTGGGATTGAGGACTTCTTTGCGGGTATGTTACGAAACGATGACTGCTTCTCATTGCTAAAATTATAATTCAGTCCAAGCCGCTATGCTGCCacgccttcttcctcttcaactcaTTCCTTCACCTTATTGTCCATTGCCTGATTATCTTATCTCTGCACCTACCGGCTCTGGCAAAACCCTTGCCTacaccatccccatccttgAAATCCTTTCGCAGAGAACGATTTGCAGATTAAGAGCCTTGATTGTTCTTCCAACAAGAGACCTTGTTTTTCAAGTAAGAGAGACAATGGAGGCCCTGTCAAAAGGAACAGGGTTGACAGTAAGCCATTTTAGCGCATCTTACCGTGGCAAATTGCTAACAAAGCCGTATAGATAGGAACAGTGACGGGGCAGCACTCTTTCGCTCAAGAAAGGAAACAGCTCGTTGCAGACCTGGATACACCGTAAGGACATTTTCCTTCTATGAATGACGCGAACTGATATTTCTCAGTCTGTTAGGTGGATCATCTAAATTGGATATCCTGATCGCCACACCAGGTAGGCTAATGGACCATCTTGCCTCAACTCCGAATTTTACCCTTCAACATCTGCGATTTTTGGTTATCGACGAAGCCGACAGACTACTAAATCAAAGCTTTCAAGACTGGCTGACTCAAGTATTGGCTTACACACGCCCGCCTGTCGAACCCATAGCACCATCCTTCAAAAGAAAGCCTTACGACACTGTTTCATCTGCGTTTATGGAAGCATGCGGTCTTGTCGacaaaagaggagagtggtgtgattcttctccttcaatcGTATGTCGGGCTTTCCGCTGGCATGATGCAAACGCTGACTCAAGTCCTAGTGTCAAAAGCTCCTTTTTTCAGCGACTCTCACGCGTGACCCCTCCAAAGTTGCTGCTCTTTCTTTACATCATCCTCAGTATTACATCGTTCAGTCTTCCAGTGTACCTGCATTGCCAACAAGTGTTGGGGAGCAGTTTGCATTACCATCATCTCTATCCGAGAAAATGCTTATTCTTCCCCCTGCCCTCAAGCCGCTCAATCTTATTCATCTTATTCACCACTCCGAATTTAACGTTGACAGGGCACTGGTATTCACCAAGAGCGTAGAAAGCGCTGCAAGGTTAGTGAAGCTATTAGAGTTTTTCGAAGATGCGTATGTATTaggaggaggcggtggGAAGAGGCTGGTTGTCGAGCAATATTCGGGTGAAACGAGGGCCAAAGATAAAAAGCAGTTATTAGCAGAATTCGGTGAAGGCAAGGTCAACCTGTTAGTCGGATCATGTCTGCTTCGAGAGGACGTCGCTAACTCTTCCAATGAAAGAATCGTATGCTCCGACTTGATCGCGCGAGGTATAGATTTGCCAAGCGTCTCACATGTCGTCTCCTACGATATCCCGCTTGATATTCGAAAATATGTGCATCGTGTAGGTCGAACCGCTCGAGCAGGTCGACAGGGCACCGCGTGGACGTTGGTCGAGAAGCAAGAAGCCCTTCATTTCAAGGGCATGTTGCAGAATGCTGGCCATCTGAAGGCTGTGAAGAAAGTCAAGGTAAAAGAGGACGATCTTTCTCCGTACAGAGAAAGTTATGAAGTGAGTCACTCAAACACCATAATCAGTATGAGCCAGCTAACCGCTGTCTAGATTGCTATGAAACGGTTGAAAGATTATTATCACCACGACTAAAATAGTTGCGGCTATTAAAGATCCATCCGTCATAGAGGTTAATGGTGTTACATACATTTGTTTGCTATATTTGTGGCTTGCTCGACACAACATGAACATTTATCAAAACTCTACATATATTCTTAACTCTTCAACACTTGACAGCGACTGAAGCCTTCTAACATGGGCTAGCTTATTACAGTTGGATACCAATCGCAGTTGATCACGCTTAAGCAGGAACAATTCTGCTTGTCAATTGGATTGCAGCTTCACAGTCTTCCAAATGTTTCTTGGCCAAGTCGTCTTCGGTCGCTAGACTGTGCAGAGCCTCGTAATGTATTTTGTAGAATTCATTTATCCTGTCTGAAGATTCTGTCGTAAAACGAAGACGTAAGTATTAAATTCGTTCCAAAGTTCTGAGGGAATGTCACCTACCATTGGCTTGTACCATGAGTCGTAATCTCTCCAATTGTCTCTGTGTTTTACGTCTTGAAATGGTAGTCGCTTCTTCCGGGTCGACAACGATCTGTTCTTCAATCCTTGGTATATTAATGGAGTCTACAAGTTGAGAAATGGATGAAAAAGATTGCTGGAGGTTTGTGACAACAGACAGTAGCTGAGGGGTACGAGCATTGAGTTGTGAGATAGTATCTCCTGCAGCGAAGAGCTGGTTAAGGTTAGCTGAGCCCGTGGAAATGGAAAGCAACATAAGTacttgatgatggtggttGTATACTAATGAGTGTCTTGTACCTTGCAGTCTACCAATATCTTGGACCAATGAGCCCTGTGCACAGTGAAATTCAAAACCTACTTACCTGACGAAAGAGACGCAGTTGTCCTCATCAAGCCACTCAATGTGGATTTGGCTATCAGATCTTCGTAGTAGGCAGCAGGCTTAAATGTGGGAGAATCTGTTTAAGGATGAGTTTAATATTCATTTGGAATCAGTGATTGTCACTTACCAATGTCGACCAGCTTACTATCGTTGACGCCTTCAATCTTGGCGGCGGCATCACTTTTGAGACCGTAGAAGTTTCTGAACTGCTCTCTCCTGGCGCGCCTTTGCTCGAGTGTGCTCTTTGCGCTGTTGGGGGAAGGAGTTTGACCATCAGTTGTTTGGGCCATCCTGTCATGGATTGTGAGCGAGAGTGAAATAGAGATACACAATAAAAATATACTAAAGCTCAACACAGTTCGTCGATGACATGGATACACAAAGGCCCGAGTATGCAGTTATAGCATCGCGTCACGTGACGGCCGGAAGCAAAACTCGGATGAAGGACGACAAAGGCTCAATCTTTCCTTTCTGAACCACCTTGCTTTATCTCATCATACTCACCAAAAGCCCATTTGTGTTCGCCTCTTGCCTCCAAAACTCCCAAAATGACCTCAACAGCCATACCCCCTGCAGCGGTTGCGGCCAACAACAACACTCTCAATAGCGCCCTCGCCGCTGAACAAATTTCAAGTCCCGCTTCACCAGTCGACAAGCCCgtggatgaaaagaaacagcttgaagaaggcgagattgaagagaatCCTTCAGAAGGCGACTCCCAAACAAAGACCATTTTTGACGATGCCAGTAAATTCAATGTTAAGGTATGAGTCTGTAGTACACATACCCTCCGAAATTCAGTCACTGATATCCGCCCTAGCACCCATTGTTTTCCACTTGGACTCTTTACTTCGATTCCCCTCAATCAAAGTCTCTCCCTAAAACCCCGCAGACTACCCCCGCTATGCCCCAGGGATCCCATGGCTGGATGGCGGATATCCGAAAGGTCGTGTCGTTCGACAGTGTGGAAGAGTTCTGGGGTCTCTATAACAACATCattcctccctcccagcTCCCTGGTAAAGCCAACTATTATCTTTTCAAAGTAAGATCATCCAAGCATCTTCTTATTTCATTCTGACATTTCAATAGAATGGCATTATTCCGGCCTGGGAAGACCCTCAAAACAAGAATGGTGGAAAATGGTCTATTCAAGTACCCAAGAACAGCGAAAGCAAAAGTTCCATTGACAGAATGTGGCTCTATACGGTAAGTGCGCAAAACGGAACCCATTTTCTGTCACATGCTCATGCTCATGCACTGTAGATGCTTGCTGCGATTGGCGAAACTTTCGAGACAGCCTCCACCGACTCTGAGAATGCCCCTTCCCCTACCCAATCAGATCTCATCACCGGCGTGATCGTCTCTCCTCGTCCCGCTTTGTAAGTTGTTATGATCCCTATTTCACATCGCCTGCATCGCTTGAGACTTACCTTAATTTAGCTATCGAATTTCCATTTGGACTCGCGAGGCCAGCGATGTTAACGTTCTCGACACTGATGCGATCAAGGCTCGTCTGCTCAACATCGGCAAACACTTCAAGACAAGTGTCTTAGGGTACGAACTTGAGCAGAAGCTCACAGAGGGGGGCTTCCAAACAGAGCTCACTTTCGATGCTCACAAAGATTCTGAAAAGAAAGTGAACAAGAACAAATTCACTGTGTAAAGTACAAGACAAGAGAAGACTATAGAGATTTGATCAGCTTGTTTGCCAAGTGCGAGGCGTGTTGGAGAGATATATCTGGACTTCTTGATGTGCCCAGTCAAATGGTCATTGATATGCATGTGTATTGGTAGTTTGAACAACATGGTGCTGGTGGATCATCACCGAAATCGAATCATTGGGTTAGGGCAAATGGGAACCGTTAAGCGGAGAAGGGGTGTTATAAGTAGGACAAGATGTTTCCCAGCAATTGGCTATCATTTCCATTATGACATTCTTTTTAACCCAGAATAAAAGCTCTGAAGAGGTTTATGGTAGTCGAGGAACGTTACAATGTTGATGGAGATATGATATCATTTAGAGTCGGCACTTCGAAGGGATATCAGTAAAATCATGTGCACGACGTCTCCTTCGCCAGCATAGTAAAAGCGACAGATATCCTGAGAAAGCCACTTAAAGGCAAAGACTCTGTTTTTACTCGCTATGTAGGCTCgttttttattttattttgcGCAACTGTTCGTACAAGAGAACAATTTCGATGGCACACGAATATTAAATACTAACCGATCTTTGAGGCAAGACCACTGGTTACACCATGTCTGCTGACGTATATCATAAGATGCTAGGGCCTGTACATCGCCGCATTGTCGTCATGATCTACAGGGTCGATTACCCAAATTGTGACCGTGAAACAAAGGCACCAATTGACTGGGGGCAAATGTTATGGCTTTGAAGCCTTTGCTATTGTATGATTTTGTAAGCGTCAGCGATATTCTTGATAAGATAACAATTAATGCGCTTATTGAAGCCTATTTGTATGACGTAGAACAACAGTGACATTTCACCTGGTGAGGCTTCTTAAAACTGTGGATGATCCAGGCTTGTACCATAAATGGCCGGACTTGATACCTTTCAAAAAAAGATGAACAAAGCGCCAAAACGGAAAGACCACAAAGGGGACTACTtaatcatcttcttcctcgttaAACTTGTGCTTTCCCATACGCTCATACTCCGTCACGCCTCGCCCAGATCCTACTACCCCGACTAATTTAGGAGTTAGTAATTACCCTCAATCACAGATAAACGAGAGAAAAAACATACCTCGGCCTAAGGAAGAAACAATTAGCAGGTAGCAGTGTCCGTTATATAGAGCCACTTACCGTATGGATTGTCAGGTGTACGGAATACAGACCTTCCTTCAAGCCTGACGGAGAATAAGCACATGAAGTCACTATTCCAGGACTGATTGACCTACCCAGAAATGTGTatacccttcttctgagCCTTTTTTCCGAACTTCTCCCAtgcattctttttttccttcacctcctccGCTCTTTGTTTTTGGGTCTCCATCCATTTTtcccccttctttttcttcttctccttttccttttcggtTAGCTCATCTGCACGCCTTTTCTGGGGTTGTGGAATGGGAGCATTTGGGTCATGTGGCTTCAAGGATGAAAGGGGGAGGttggtggaagatgtaTAGCCTTTGAATGTGACAGCATACAGTGGAGATTCCTGAGAGCCAACGACGGCATTAATTCGGGCGGGATACCTAAAATGAGAGATTTAGCAAGGAAAATTCCTTCCCCGATAGTTGATACAATGACTTGCcactttccatctttgTATTTGGCCATACAATCCATCCCCGCTTTGTAAGGGCCCTGATCCTGCCAGTTGGTaacttccttctccttttctttacCCTTCGCCTttgctttttcttttccagcGTCCACTCCTTTAGCGGCGGCTGTGTGTCCCATGGCCTGCTGAGTAAGATCGATGAGCTCATTCAGCTCGGCTTTCAGCTTCAGGAGGTCATCATTTGAAGGGTCGGATTCGAGAGAAAGGTTGACATAAGCAAGCTGATCTCGATATGTTTGAAGTTCAGCTTCCATGATGGAATGTTGATTGTTGTTTGTTACTCTGGCAAGACGGGAGTAGAGAAGGACAGAGATTACGGAAATCAGAACAAATAATATCTAGGTATTTGTGAAATAAATGTCTTGTACAACGAAATGCGTGGTGGCAATGTGGTCATCGGTCATCGTTAAAACTCCAAAGACCAAAGAGCATTCATTTCGCGGGCCTATTTTGAACATCTGTGAAAGGTTGTGAAAATGCTACACGTTCATCCTTCGTGCCTAATGTTATATACTTAAAAATGTCGATTTCTTCGAGTGCTCAAAACGAACCTACGTATGTATATCGTCGACACGGAACATCTTATAAGCCGTAGAGATACTCAAACAATGGTACAAAGAATATCTGAACAAATGGAAAATTGAATCAAAGACGCTGCGAGATATCAACAGTCAGTCCCAGCATGTGTCTCGTCGATATTTTCAGTATATAATCCATCCACTGTCACCATTGAAGACCATCAAATACGATTCGACTATGCTACACCCTTCACTTTCTCGTACAAAATATTGTCACTCTCGAGGCTCGACATTGGAAATCGCCACACGCCTGGCAAGCAACCCTTCTCCTATCCCCATTTCTATATCTCCTACGTCTACTTCCCAGTCATCTTCGTGGTGACTTTCAGAGAGCTCTTCGAACTGTCCCGTAAAGTCATGACGACGCCCTGGATTCCGTTTATCGAACCCTGGTCATTTAGTGTCAAGTGTCACTTGAAATGAGTCCGGATGATGCTCACTCGCGAGTTCCTATTCCTCGTTGACAGCAGTATACCCCACGCTCCTGCTTTGCTGTTTTGTGCTTCCAATCAGACCATTCACCGAGTCAGTTATACGTCCAAACAGTCCTCGGCTAGATGAAGCCTCCCTAGAGGGTATGGGTGACGGTTTTCGGGAGGTCGGCAAAGATGGGCCCAATGAAGAGCTGGCCGAGCGGCGTCGGTGTCGAGGATTGCTGACTAGAGAGGATATTTCTGATTCGGCTTCCTCAACTTCATCGAAGTCCGAATCaacctcgtcttcatcacttTCATCCCCAAACAATTTGTCCATTTCTTCAAGCGGTACGCCTCGGGTTTCGGGATAGACTAGTTCCATGTGCATGAGTGGTGGTTTACGAATCTCGGCTGACAACTCACGGAAGTACACGAGGATGAATGATAATGCACAAAAGAATGCGTGCATCGGATATAATCGCCATCCGATAAGTTCTTGAAAGAGCGGTGTTGAAACCCCTACCCACCAATTCTGCAGATACAACAGTCGTTAGCAAAAAGCAGGATTAAAGCGCTCCAGACCCACTGAGATCCAGTTCTGATAACTCAAATTAGCCCATCGTTGTGCATTCGGGATAAAATTGGACGTACTGTAGCAGTAGATAAGGATACTCCCTTTGCTCGGAATGACAACGGCATGATTTCCGGAGGATAAAGCCTGGGATCAATTAATTAATTAACTTCATTTCCGACCGGTCATATGTCAATGACACATACCATGGGACAGGTCCCCAGCTCATGCCAAATGCGGAATTATAAATCACTACGCAAATGACCACTATCGACAAATACCATCAGCTTCATCCGACATGGCAGAACAAAAGACGAGCCAGCATTGGGTGTTATTGCTTGATCAATATATATCCACCATCCTGTAGCCGTCAGTGCAATCGCCATGGCCACTGCTCCCGAGAGCAAAATGGGCCTTCGACCCGCTCGATCCATGAGATACCATCTAGTAATAATTTGAGAATGTGCACAATTTCGGATGGACCTGAACTTACGGCGGAAGTGAGCTTGCCACATAAAATAAGGCATTGATACCTGTCATAAGGATAGCGTCACGCCCAATCCACCccgcctcttcatcaccattAGTAACACGGCAGTATTAGGTCTTCAGCGAGACTAACGTTCAAAGACAAGAGCTGTAATCCACATCAGCTGTCAAGAATGATCGGCAGAATGAGATGGGACGCACGTGCATAATATGAGATGACTGGCCAAATGGTTAGTAATTGTTTGCAGCGCTCTTCTAAGCTCACCATTGATGCCATTCTGCCAATAATCATTAGTACAGACCGCTTTATTTTCATGTTTCTTTGACTTTTGCAAAGATTGACTCACCAGTTGAGCAAACAATTGACTGCTCATTGCAATCAGAACTCGTCCTTTGTATCTCCTCCATAAAGCCCTATAGCTTCTATCTCCGACAGCTCTCtagtaaaaaaaaacaaaacagAGTAAGCAAGTGTATGGGGATAACGTTAAGAGGATTG from Cryptococcus neoformans var. neoformans JEC21 chromosome 3 sequence includes the following:
- a CDS encoding cap binding protein, putative, yielding MTSTAIPPAAVAANNNTLNSALAAEQISSPASPVDKPVDEKKQLEEGEIEENPSEGDSQTKTIFDDASKFNVKHPLFSTWTLYFDSPQSKSLPKTPQTTPAMPQGSHGWMADIRKVVSFDSVEEFWGLYNNIIPPSQLPGKANYYLFKNGIIPAWEDPQNKNGGKWSIQVPKNSESKSSIDRMWLYTMLAAIGETFETASTDSENAPSPTQSDLITGVIVSPRPAFYRISIWTREASDVNVLDTDAIKARLLNIGKHFKTSVLGYELEQKLTEGGFQTELTFDAHKDSEKKVNKNKFTV
- a CDS encoding receptor, putative, which translates into the protein MPDPSIPVVGHKTQRKLVGHNLLYSVSVFLSIGVWLFGYDQGVMSGIITGPYFKAYFNQPTSTQIGNMVAVLEIGAFITSLAAAHIADNYGRRMTLRTGAIVFTIGGAIQTFCVGYNSMVLGRIVSGFGVGMLSMVVPIYQSEISPADHRGLLGSVEFTGNIIGYASSVWIDYACSFFQSDWSWRLPLSVQCIGGSVLFIGSFVTPESPRYLVDTDQEVEGLAVIADFQGKALDDISVQAEYKEIRDAVLADRAVGDRSYRALWRRYKGRVLIAMSSQLFAQLNGINVISYYAPLVFEQAGWIGRDAILMTGINALFYVASSLPPWYLMDRAGRRPILLSGAVAMAIALTATGWWIYIDQAITPNAVVICVVIYNSAFGMSWGPVPWLYPPEIMPLSFRAKGVSLSTATNWISNWWVGVSTPLFQELIGWRLYPMHAFFCALSFILVYFLYPETRGVPLEEMDKLFGDESDEDEVDSDFDEVEEAESEISSLVSNPRHRRRSASSSLGPSLPTSRKPSPIPSREASSSRGLFGRITDSVNGLIGSTKQQSRSVGYTAVNEE
- a CDS encoding expressed protein — protein: MEAELQTYRDQLAYVNLSLESDPSNDDLLKLKAELNELIDLTQQAMGHTAAAKGVDAGKEKAKAKGKEKEKEVTNWQDQGPYKAGMDCMAKYKDGKWYPARINAVVGSQESPLYAVTFKGYTSSTNLPLSSLKPHDPNAPIPQPQKRRADELTEKEKEKKKKKGEKWMETQKQRAEEVKEKKNAWEKFGKKAQKKGIHISGLEGRSVFRTPDNPYGRVGVVGSGRGVTEYERMGKHKFNEEEDD
- a CDS encoding ATP-dependent RNA helicase, putative, giving the protein MSDSHLMSTSNLQPLQSMAAGIDVATPLKKKNKPESQKRRDKKKNKKKRKIQKAKRAAAPKNKDWKPDPVLEALKQSTTFRKIDSVKGPKGDRTFEEYDTGTESGGQTTAQVPGDKEKKQQEKREKREKRQRKEERRARREAAITKMGVDMGPGEGTMVVEGIPEPDQVEEQEKNKSMPSLERSPTPPPLVAFPLPRLAPAPDASVLARQGLPKGLEDATFIDQSLRVEVEGLSVEGRDEALSVNMRRRLNEIGIEDFFAVQAAMLPRLLPLQLIPSPYCPLPDYLISAPTGSGKTLAYTIPILEILSQRTICRLRALIVLPTRDLVFQVRETMEALSKGTGLTIGTVTGQHSFAQERKQLVADLDTPLLGGSSKLDILIATPGRLMDHLASTPNFTLQHLRFLVIDEADRLLNQSFQDWLTQVLAYTRPPVEPIAPSFKRKPYDTVSSAFMEACGLVDKRGEWCDSSPSICQKLLFSATLTRDPSKVAALSLHHPQYYIVQSSSVPALPTSVGEQFALPSSLSEKMLILPPALKPLNLIHLIHHSEFNVDRALVFTKSVESAARLVKLLEFFEDAYVLGGGGGKRLVVEQYSGETRAKDKKQLLAEFGEGKVNLIVCSDLIARGIDLPSVSHVVSYDIPLDIRKYVHRVGRTARAGRQGTAWTLVEKQEALHFKGMLQNAGHLKAVKKVKVKEDDLSPYRESYEIAMKRLKDYYHHD